The Lipingzhangella halophila genome segment GCAACGGACCCTGGAGTACTAGAGAACATGGCCGAACAGACGTTCACGCTGCCCGACCTCGGAGAGGGGTTGACCGAGGCGACCATCCTGGAGTGGCGGGTCGGGCCCGGGGCCGGCGTCGCGCGCAACCAGCCACTGGTCGAGGTCGAGACCACCAAGTCGGCGGTGGAGATCCCGTCACCGCACGCCGGCGTCATAGCCGAGCTGCACGCCGAGGAGGGCGAGGTTGTCCGGGTCGGCGCGGCCCTGGTGACCTTCGACCTCGAACAGGACTCCGGGATCGTGGGAACGGTCCCGGACGAGGAAGAGCGCTCGGAGCGGCGCGTCCGGTTGCGGCCACCCGCGGACTGAGCGCCCAGCGGTGCGCGCCGAAACTGGTTCGGCTGGGCACTGGTGGGGTACGCGGTATCGCGGGCCGCGCGGTCCGGTGACGCTGTTCCGCGGGCGCCCGACAGTGATCAGTGCCGGTTAAGGGCGTGGCACGGCGCGGTGCCGGGCCCGCCGGCGCCGGTAGCGGCTCGTGACCGCGGACAGGGAGAGTCCAGGGATGCACGCCATACTGCGCGGCGATGTCAGTCTCCATTACGTCGACGACGACCCCGGAGCCGTCCCCGCCCGGCCACCGGTCCTACTGCTGCACGGTTTCGGCTCCAGCTTCGAACTGAACTGGGAGCGCACCGGATGGGCCAGCCGGCTGGCCGCTGAGGGGCTCCGTACGATCGGCCCGGACCTGCGCGGGCACGGCAGGAGCGGACGGCCCCGCCAGGACGACGCCTACCTTCCCGGGGTCTTCGTGGCCGACCTGGTGCTGCTGCTCGACGAGTTCGGTGTCGAACGCGTCGACGTCGTCGGCTACTCGATGGGGTCCCGGCTGGCCTGGGAGTTCGCGCTGATCCGGCCGGAGCGCGTACGGCGCGTCGTCATGGGCGGTTTCGGGCCGCGCGACCCGTTCAGCGGCACCGACCTGTCCGATCCGGGCACCGACGACAGCCCGTTCGGTGCCCTCTTCCGCGCGGTCGCGGGACTCCCCGGCAACGACGCCGCGGCGCTGGCGGCGTGCGCGCGGGGCCAGGCCGCCCGCCCGTTCACCCCGGAACCCGCGCCGCGCCGCACACCGCTGCTGTTCGTCGCCGGAGAGAACGACGAGATGGCCGACGGAGTGGAGCGGCTCGCGCGCGGCTCCGACGCCGGGGTGCTGCGCGTGGCGCGCCGGGACCACCGGACGGCCGTTCCGGCAAGCGTGTTCAAGGACGCGGTTCTGGAGTTCCTCACCAGCGATGAGCCGGCGGCCTGCGGGGCGGCCACGAGCGGGCGCGGGTGACCCCCGACCGGGGGTGCGGTGCCGCACGGGATTGGCGGAGCCAGCGGGCGCTTACAGTGCGCGCAACGACGCCGCGCCGGGGCCGGTGCGGCCAGGCGGGCGAGAAGGAGGGCCCATGACGCGAGCGCCTGAGGTGGACTGGACGCGGTTGCGCGAGGCAGCGCTGGCCGCCGCCCGCACCGCTTATGCCCCGTACTCCCAACTGCGGGTCGGGGCGGCCGGGATCGCCGGTGACGGCCGCACGGTGACCGGATGCAACGTGGAGAACGCCTCATACGGGCTCACCCTGTGCGCCGAATGCGGCGTGGTCTGTGCCCTGCACGCGTCGGGTGGCGGCGCGCTCGTGGCCCTGAGCTGCGTCGATAGCGAAGGGGCGCGGCTTCTGCCGTGCGGCAGGTGCCGCCAGGTGCTCTACGAGCACGGCGGCGCCGGGTTGCTCATCGACACCCCGCGGGGCACGCTTCCCCTGGCCGAGCTGCTGCCCCAGGCATTCGGCCCGGACGACCTGCCACGCTGACCCGGGAGGGGCCATGGACGCCATCGACGTCATCACCACCAAGCGCGACGGTGGCGAGCTCTCGCCCGCCCAGATCGACTGGGTGGTCGACGCCTACACGAGGGGAGGGGCCGGCGGGGTCGCCGACGAGCAGATGGCGGCACTGTGTATGGCGGTCCTGTGGCACGGGATGACACGCGCCGAAGTCAGCCGGTGGACCGAGGCGATGCTGCGTTCCGGTGAGCGGTTGGACTTTTCCGACCTGCCCCGGCCGACCACGGATAAGCACTCCACGGGCGGGGTCGGCGACACCATCACGCTCCCGCTCACCCCCACTGTCGCCGCGTGC includes the following:
- a CDS encoding biotin/lipoyl-containing protein, which gives rise to MAEQTFTLPDLGEGLTEATILEWRVGPGAGVARNQPLVEVETTKSAVEIPSPHAGVIAELHAEEGEVVRVGAALVTFDLEQDSGIVGTVPDEEERSERRVRLRPPAD
- a CDS encoding alpha/beta fold hydrolase, producing MHAILRGDVSLHYVDDDPGAVPARPPVLLLHGFGSSFELNWERTGWASRLAAEGLRTIGPDLRGHGRSGRPRQDDAYLPGVFVADLVLLLDEFGVERVDVVGYSMGSRLAWEFALIRPERVRRVVMGGFGPRDPFSGTDLSDPGTDDSPFGALFRAVAGLPGNDAAALAACARGQAARPFTPEPAPRRTPLLFVAGENDEMADGVERLARGSDAGVLRVARRDHRTAVPASVFKDAVLEFLTSDEPAACGAATSGRG
- a CDS encoding cytidine deaminase, coding for MTRAPEVDWTRLREAALAAARTAYAPYSQLRVGAAGIAGDGRTVTGCNVENASYGLTLCAECGVVCALHASGGGALVALSCVDSEGARLLPCGRCRQVLYEHGGAGLLIDTPRGTLPLAELLPQAFGPDDLPR